A DNA window from Campylobacter concisus contains the following coding sequences:
- a CDS encoding VWA domain-containing protein: MNEQFKNRNELILLDGVAKEIAKQVISINADRRVSNAAIKAMPINTFVFNPALLSYDLQKQIEELDLNHSFATFNAENGSYEIFVSTLTKKQADELINKEGSVKINGDILNLSDDFNGLTKKLATDFYKHELAHTKISSLQKLSEVDKDIPFSLINVLEDVRVNSFWNFDKKYELLFNKIYKVNPELFQSTKTGYDILFPICVTLNDPKYTYLSPDTEFCKYIFDKTQKANNIFEICQIAKEFLEEMEKRHPKQDQKQGTGIKLKGSTDQAEDQQQKQPEKSLGDNSFDIDESEDEDISNDYGYLEDDDFSNSYQTIQDPQDNSKEENNGHGEDNEPSKNKLLGDKGDLIDALSDEEKEAIRRLIRRIKSEAIKITDNGAIINTLDDEEFIQRVAAVYGRKRNFENNDLEKMLQKPLAAIKNGDITLNLPLINKYFNQAKKELSKFFPKTADEASSRLSKKLNNKKIASLPFNPTLRGLFKEPLKKKKEPVKLTFFLDLSGSMRGKPIFNSKHLLAVVKKLQDEQYIDASLVLHKGGLVDNCTIIKFKDFNQKPLEIISALEASHDEGIINAIDHSLKTIRKDLKQSRAVFFLTDANLFDNPKDIKKAMAKIDNKNIIGLYAGDSNNAELSRYFSNFISAKKESSESLNNTLEILVKAVTEIANPDLTTKRAIERIAKNPEIYSSYALEGQSKARTRTNQSAENESIGSNPKIKA, encoded by the coding sequence ATGAACGAGCAATTTAAAAACCGAAATGAGCTTATTTTACTTGATGGAGTAGCAAAAGAAATTGCTAAGCAGGTCATTTCGATAAATGCAGATAGGCGTGTCAGCAATGCAGCAATAAAAGCAATGCCAATCAACACATTTGTTTTTAACCCTGCCCTGCTTTCATACGATCTCCAAAAACAGATAGAAGAACTTGATTTAAACCACTCTTTTGCTACTTTTAATGCAGAAAACGGATCGTATGAAATTTTTGTTTCTACGCTCACAAAAAAACAAGCTGACGAACTAATAAACAAAGAGGGCAGTGTAAAAATCAATGGTGACATCTTGAATTTGTCTGATGATTTTAATGGCCTTACTAAAAAGCTTGCGACTGATTTCTATAAGCACGAGCTAGCACATACTAAAATATCGTCGCTTCAAAAGCTAAGCGAAGTAGATAAAGACATACCCTTTTCGTTAATTAATGTCCTTGAAGACGTTAGGGTCAATAGTTTTTGGAATTTTGATAAAAAATATGAGCTTTTATTTAATAAAATTTATAAGGTAAATCCAGAGCTATTTCAATCTACAAAGACTGGCTATGATATATTATTTCCTATTTGTGTAACGCTCAATGATCCTAAATATACGTATTTATCACCAGATACAGAATTTTGCAAATATATCTTTGACAAAACTCAAAAAGCAAACAATATATTTGAAATTTGCCAAATAGCAAAAGAATTTTTAGAAGAGATGGAAAAACGACATCCCAAACAAGATCAAAAACAAGGCACTGGCATAAAATTAAAAGGAAGCACAGATCAGGCAGAAGACCAGCAGCAAAAACAGCCTGAAAAAAGCCTTGGGGATAACAGTTTTGACATAGATGAAAGCGAAGATGAAGATATTTCTAATGACTATGGTTATTTAGAGGATGATGATTTTTCCAATTCTTATCAAACTATACAAGATCCACAAGATAATTCCAAAGAAGAAAATAATGGGCATGGTGAAGATAATGAGCCTAGTAAAAACAAACTACTTGGGGACAAAGGCGACTTAATAGATGCTCTAAGCGACGAAGAAAAAGAGGCAATACGCCGACTTATACGCAGAATAAAAAGCGAAGCTATTAAAATAACTGACAATGGGGCAATTATTAATACTTTAGATGATGAAGAATTTATCCAACGTGTTGCTGCGGTTTATGGTAGAAAAAGAAATTTTGAAAATAATGATTTAGAAAAAATGCTACAAAAACCACTTGCTGCTATCAAAAATGGCGATATTACGCTAAATTTACCACTGATCAATAAATATTTTAACCAAGCAAAAAAAGAATTGAGTAAATTTTTCCCAAAAACAGCAGATGAAGCTAGCTCTAGGCTAAGCAAAAAACTAAATAACAAAAAGATAGCCTCACTGCCATTTAATCCAACATTAAGAGGCTTATTTAAAGAGCCTTTGAAAAAGAAGAAAGAGCCAGTGAAGCTTACATTTTTTCTTGATCTTAGTGGTTCTATGCGCGGTAAGCCAATTTTTAACTCTAAACACCTATTGGCAGTAGTTAAAAAATTACAAGATGAGCAATATATAGACGCAAGTCTAGTGCTACATAAAGGTGGTCTTGTTGATAACTGCACCATTATAAAATTTAAGGACTTTAATCAAAAGCCACTTGAAATAATTTCAGCACTAGAGGCCAGTCATGACGAGGGTATAATAAATGCAATAGATCACAGCCTAAAGACTATCAGAAAAGACTTAAAGCAATCAAGGGCCGTATTTTTCTTAACAGATGCAAATTTATTCGATAATCCAAAAGATATAAAAAAAGCAATGGCAAAAATAGATAATAAGAATATTATTGGTCTATATGCTGGCGATAGCAACAATGCAGAGCTTAGCCGATATTTTTCTAACTTTATCTCAGCAAAGAAAGAAAGCAGCGAAAGCCTAAATAATACGCTAGAAATATTGGTAAAAGCAGTTACTGAAATTGCCAACCCTGATCTAACTACAAAAAGGGCAATAGAAAGGATTGCTAAAAACCCTGAAATTTATAGCTCTTATGCGCTTGAAGGTCAAAGTAAAGCAAGAACAAGAACCAATCAAAGTGCTGAAAATGAGAGTATAGGCTCAAATCCTAAGATTAAAGCCTAG
- a CDS encoding DUF6378 domain-containing protein: protein MKNIDEILAERENTHGNFQAFSEINQSLKGVLHNCNSWGNLSASQKEALEMIMYKIGRIMNGDANYVDHWTDVAGYATLIKNELMQAQEAGEKRK from the coding sequence ATGAAAAATATAGATGAAATTTTAGCAGAGCGAGAGAACACACACGGCAATTTTCAGGCTTTTAGTGAGATCAACCAAAGTCTTAAAGGTGTTTTACATAATTGTAATTCTTGGGGGAATTTGAGCGCCAGCCAAAAAGAAGCTCTTGAAATGATCATGTATAAAATAGGCAGAATTATGAATGGAGATGCAAACTACGTAGATCACTGGACAGATGTAGCAGGCTATGCAACTCTTATTAAAAACGAACTAATGCAAGCACAAGAGGCTGGCGAAAAAAGAAAATAA
- a CDS encoding transglycosylase SLT domain-containing protein: MIKWLLGLFFVATLLFGKNPAFVQEVYNQAQFLDSKFNIDRKIILAYVKTESDFNPYPILLKTRNTARAKLAFDGLKIKCKANEPYLAIYPINVVEAEFAYDIIQNNYDFLQVLDYDFGIMQLNTRTIKGYGANEKELYLDYKKNMLFGADIIRGCYTMLKSKTHISNILECYNRGVSISHLNRSPRTYLARFLENYKSIK, encoded by the coding sequence ATGATCAAGTGGCTATTGGGGCTATTTTTTGTTGCAACTCTCTTGTTTGGCAAAAATCCTGCTTTTGTCCAAGAGGTTTATAATCAAGCGCAATTTTTGGACTCCAAATTTAATATTGATAGAAAGATAATTCTAGCCTATGTCAAAACAGAAAGCGATTTTAACCCCTACCCTATTCTTTTAAAAACAAGAAATACAGCTAGGGCTAAGCTGGCCTTTGATGGATTAAAAATAAAGTGCAAGGCCAATGAGCCATATTTGGCCATATATCCAATTAATGTTGTTGAGGCTGAATTTGCATATGACATAATTCAAAACAACTATGATTTTTTACAAGTGTTAGACTACGATTTTGGCATTATGCAATTAAATACCAGGACAATTAAGGGCTATGGAGCTAATGAAAAAGAGCTTTATTTGGACTACAAAAAGAATATGCTTTTTGGCGCTGATATCATACGTGGCTGCTATACAATGCTAAAAAGCAAAACTCATATCTCAAATATCTTAGAGTGCTACAATAGAGGTGTTAGCATATCTCACTTAAACAGATCTCCTAGAACCTATTTGGCAAGATTTTTAGAAAATTACAAAAGTATAAAGTAG
- a CDS encoding tyrosine-type recombinase/integrase — translation MRDQEFREHLKTQGLKETSVYTNMINIFKFFNFCEKNGISEKDINADVIKSYVDYLQENFANNTQLLAVQSLKKFLSFIGKEDLKKYAFISRDYVGNVINGGLSNAEFKRLLKFLPSLLEKTAFVRENARNSLAVKLLLACKNLKTGEILELKFGDFVLEKDTFIINANGKKAKIKAYFVEKEFEILLPYRDLLNDYIFVSKEKHLMGTTILRYNLLEIGKELKIDNLIPYTLRRTPFVD, via the coding sequence ATGAGAGATCAAGAATTTAGAGAACATCTTAAGACCCAAGGGTTAAAAGAAACATCTGTCTATACAAACATGATAAATATATTTAAATTTTTTAATTTTTGTGAAAAAAATGGTATTTCAGAAAAAGATATTAATGCTGACGTTATCAAATCTTATGTCGATTATTTACAAGAAAATTTTGCAAACAATACACAGCTTTTAGCTGTTCAATCCCTTAAAAAATTTCTATCATTTATTGGTAAAGAGGATTTAAAAAAATATGCCTTTATTAGCAGAGATTATGTCGGCAATGTAATTAATGGCGGGTTGTCAAATGCTGAATTTAAGAGATTGTTAAAATTTTTACCATCTTTATTAGAAAAAACCGCTTTTGTAAGAGAAAATGCAAGAAACTCTTTAGCGGTTAAACTGCTGCTTGCTTGTAAAAATTTAAAAACTGGAGAAATCCTGGAGCTAAAATTTGGTGACTTTGTTTTGGAAAAAGACACCTTTATAATAAATGCAAATGGCAAAAAGGCAAAAATAAAGGCTTATTTTGTAGAAAAAGAATTTGAGATATTGCTGCCATATAGAGATCTTTTAAATGACTACATATTTGTTTCAAAAGAAAAACATCTAATGGGAACTACGATCCTAAGATATAACCTGCTAGAGATAGGCAAAGAGCTAAAGATAGACAATTTGATACCTTATACTCTAAGAAGAACGCCTTTCGTTGATTAG
- a CDS encoding AAA family ATPase, with the protein MALNIEKVGEDLNDFPEKPLLCQNFLPMPRSQITLLYGEPGSGKSFLALRCAAELINNGERILYVSLEDNKDSFNKRCDVISSFYEFEKNKISVTYSKPKKDFFEDLKKELSIHFFDLIIIDTFSVFFSEMCKNIYGSTKAPDENDNGAVNFIMNEFKNLCDECHTAFLIIHHSNKGNTDIRGASSIKNSPRAVYKIISPTENTGFRHIEIDKENLGIRNSFIEQDVQILPITDFDKKNIQKSETPIKTTLQQTELIKFNKGYISVNECRAILFLGAERIIGSNIYDVFMKNNKSITFVQKLESGYIETTIKNQILTQQHRTILDYILRDFSFKLKNTKLDGEEVQLSAILEPYKFLKKMGKNPRSYKWLKEKLYELGNFMYNIKIVLNGEKDNENIVFERRNMQILRTDILERESDNSKNVKKNIIIYLRPEYSNMLKQQSLLDYSDRLYLIDQISNPIIQDLIRFLFTVQSKSILLSEFIKMRQYDKIASAPTLTKLKKKLLEENPNLSENFGIDISPFGNDLLINFKRPKEIKFYSDKKDKYIYPTLKEPTLFDTAYDQD; encoded by the coding sequence ATGGCTTTAAATATAGAAAAAGTAGGAGAAGATTTAAATGATTTTCCAGAGAAACCGCTTTTATGTCAAAATTTTTTACCTATGCCAAGATCACAGATTACTCTTTTGTATGGTGAGCCAGGAAGTGGAAAATCTTTTTTAGCGCTAAGATGTGCTGCTGAGCTAATAAATAACGGTGAGCGTATTTTATATGTTAGCCTTGAGGATAACAAAGACTCTTTCAATAAAAGATGCGATGTTATTTCATCGTTTTATGAATTTGAGAAAAACAAAATTTCTGTAACATATAGCAAGCCCAAAAAAGATTTTTTTGAAGATCTAAAAAAAGAGCTTAGCATACATTTTTTTGACCTCATAATAATCGATACTTTTTCTGTCTTTTTCTCAGAAATGTGTAAAAATATTTATGGCAGCACAAAAGCCCCAGACGAAAACGATAACGGCGCAGTAAATTTCATTATGAACGAATTTAAAAATTTGTGTGACGAATGCCATACAGCATTTTTAATCATTCATCACTCAAATAAGGGAAATACGGACATAAGAGGCGCAAGCAGTATCAAAAATTCACCACGTGCAGTATATAAAATTATAAGCCCGACTGAGAATACTGGTTTTAGACATATTGAAATTGACAAAGAAAATCTTGGTATTAGAAATTCTTTTATCGAGCAAGATGTTCAAATTTTGCCAATCACGGACTTTGACAAAAAGAACATCCAAAAAAGCGAAACACCTATAAAAACTACCTTGCAGCAAACAGAACTTATTAAATTTAACAAGGGTTATATTTCAGTAAATGAGTGTAGAGCGATACTATTTTTAGGAGCTGAAAGAATAATAGGCTCTAATATTTATGACGTTTTCATGAAAAATAACAAGTCAATAACTTTTGTTCAGAAACTAGAAAGTGGATATATTGAAACTACAATCAAAAATCAAATTCTCACTCAACAGCACAGAACTATACTAGATTATATCCTTAGGGATTTTAGTTTCAAATTAAAAAATACAAAACTAGATGGAGAAGAAGTTCAGCTTAGTGCAATATTAGAACCATACAAATTTTTGAAAAAAATGGGCAAAAACCCAAGATCATATAAATGGCTTAAAGAAAAACTCTATGAACTTGGAAATTTTATGTATAACATTAAGATTGTATTGAACGGCGAGAAAGACAATGAAAATATAGTATTTGAAAGAAGAAACATGCAAATACTAAGGACAGACATTTTAGAGCGAGAAAGCGACAATAGTAAAAACGTTAAAAAGAATATAATAATTTATCTCAGGCCAGAGTATTCTAATATGCTCAAGCAACAATCGCTTCTTGATTATAGCGATAGGCTGTATCTTATTGATCAAATATCTAATCCAATTATTCAAGATCTAATACGCTTCCTTTTCACCGTGCAAAGCAAAAGCATTCTTCTGTCGGAATTTATAAAGATGAGGCAATATGACAAAATAGCTTCTGCACCAACACTTACTAAGCTCAAAAAGAAACTCTTAGAGGAAAATCCAAATTTAAGTGAAAATTTTGGAATTGACATATCTCCTTTTGGGAACGATCTACTTATAAATTTTAAGCGTCCAAAAGAGATCAAATTTTACTCGGATAAAAAAGACAAGTATATATATCCGACATTAAAAGAACCTACGCTTTTTGATACAGCGTATGATCAAGATTAA
- a CDS encoding thermonuclease family protein, with the protein MNTKFLLSSLMLFSALWLHAEEISGKVIKVADGDTLTILTSSKEQVRIRLASIDAPEKSQDFGNVSKKSLNSMCYGTNANVVVQDTDRYGRKVGVVYCNGIEVNLEQVERGLAWVYIKYAKEQKYFDAESRAKNKKIGIWSMNNLTPAWEFRKSHQE; encoded by the coding sequence ATGAACACTAAATTTTTACTATCTAGCCTAATGCTTTTTAGCGCACTATGGCTTCATGCAGAGGAGATCAGTGGCAAAGTAATAAAAGTTGCTGACGGCGATACACTTACTATCTTAACAAGTTCAAAAGAACAAGTTAGGATTAGGCTTGCTAGCATAGATGCGCCAGAAAAGAGCCAAGATTTTGGAAATGTATCAAAAAAATCCCTAAACTCTATGTGCTATGGCACAAATGCTAACGTAGTTGTGCAAGATACAGACCGATATGGCCGAAAGGTTGGTGTGGTCTATTGCAATGGTATAGAGGTTAATTTAGAGCAGGTTGAGAGAGGTTTGGCCTGGGTTTATATAAAATACGCCAAAGAACAAAAGTATTTTGATGCTGAGAGTAGGGCAAAGAATAAAAAAATAGGTATTTGGTCAATGAATAATCTAACGCCTGCTTGGGAATTTAGAAAAAGTCATCAAGAATAA
- a CDS encoding RNA-guided endonuclease InsQ/TnpB family protein encodes MLLAYKYKLYKSKKTKHIDELINIACSIYNHCIALHKRHYKLYHKSLNKVKLQKHLTKLKKLDKYKKWNNLGSQAIQQITERIDNAYKKFFKKQGELPSFKKRIKYKSFTLKGSVGYKLKDNVICLNGYDFKFSKNQTINADDKIKTLTIKRDNLGSFYICVSLETKDKNHITTGKSVGIDFGLKTFLTLSDSTTINSPLIYLKSLKELKTKQRKLSLKKIGSNNRSKAKLELAKFHIKLANQRKDYFFKLASDLAKKYDNVFIEDLNLKAMVKIWGRKINDLAFNEFINILSTKTNVVKIDKFYPSSKTCSCCGYIKNDLSLKDRIFDCPNCNTKIDRDYNASLNIFRVGASTLSGEFVRPTNVG; translated from the coding sequence ATGTTGCTAGCATACAAATATAAGCTTTATAAGTCTAAAAAGACAAAGCATATAGATGAACTTATAAATATAGCTTGTAGTATTTATAATCATTGTATAGCCTTGCATAAAAGACACTATAAGCTTTATCATAAAAGCCTAAACAAAGTTAAACTTCAAAAACACTTAACTAAATTAAAGAAGCTAGATAAATATAAAAAATGGAATAACTTAGGTTCGCAAGCAATTCAGCAAATAACCGAAAGAATAGACAATGCTTATAAAAAATTCTTCAAAAAACAAGGCGAACTACCTAGCTTTAAAAAGCGTATTAAATACAAATCTTTCACTCTAAAAGGAAGTGTGGGCTATAAGCTAAAAGATAATGTTATTTGTCTTAATGGCTATGATTTTAAATTCAGCAAAAATCAAACTATAAATGCTGATGATAAAATTAAGACCTTAACCATTAAAAGAGATAATCTAGGTTCTTTTTATATCTGTGTTAGTTTAGAAACAAAAGACAAAAATCATATCACAACAGGTAAAAGCGTGGGTATAGACTTTGGACTTAAAACATTTCTAACGCTTAGCGATAGCACAACTATAAATTCACCTCTAATTTATCTCAAATCTCTAAAAGAGCTAAAAACTAAACAAAGAAAGCTTAGCTTAAAAAAAATTGGTTCAAATAATAGATCCAAAGCTAAATTAGAATTAGCCAAATTTCATATAAAACTAGCTAATCAAAGAAAAGATTATTTTTTTAAACTCGCAAGTGATTTAGCTAAAAAATATGATAATGTCTTTATTGAAGACCTAAATTTGAAAGCTATGGTTAAAATTTGGGGCAGAAAGATAAATGATTTGGCTTTTAATGAATTTATCAATATTCTATCAACTAAGACAAATGTTGTTAAGATTGATAAATTTTATCCTAGTTCTAAGACTTGTAGTTGTTGTGGATATATCAAAAATGATTTAAGTCTAAAAGATAGAATATTTGATTGTCCTAATTGCAATACAAAAATAGACAGAGATTATAACGCTAGTTTAAATATTTTTAGAGTTGGGGCATCAACTCTTAGTGGAGAATTTGTAAGACCTACGAATGTAGGCTAA
- a CDS encoding YopX family protein translates to MRDVRFRAWVYDPDLEEYVMKDVAKLDFYLDTFEVSMVYTLATVQRKPTEFTFVPYDIKDVILMQDTGLKDKNNKKIYDGDILHFSNGNIGKVFLSNLRVGFDVAFDGAIPEELDVGLADRSEVIGNIHENRAIK, encoded by the coding sequence ATGAGAGATGTTAGATTTAGAGCTTGGGTCTATGATCCAGATTTAGAAGAATACGTTATGAAAGATGTAGCTAAGTTAGACTTTTACCTAGATACCTTTGAAGTATCTATGGTATATACATTAGCTACTGTGCAGAGAAAACCTACGGAATTCACTTTTGTCCCTTACGACATAAAAGACGTAATCCTTATGCAGGACACTGGCTTAAAAGATAAAAACAATAAAAAAATTTATGATGGAGATATTCTTCATTTTTCAAATGGAAATATAGGAAAAGTTTTTTTGAGCAATCTAAGAGTAGGTTTTGATGTGGCTTTTGATGGAGCTATCCCTGAAGAGTTAGATGTTGGACTAGCTGATAGAAGCGAAGTCATAGGAAACATCCACGAGAATAGAGCTATTAAATGA